A DNA window from Niabella yanshanensis contains the following coding sequences:
- a CDS encoding alpha/beta hydrolase, translating to MKKVLILLLLSGVALSSKAAIVDTVNIYSNAMKKSIACVVIKPQSYAQTGYFPVVYLLHGAGGKYATWIMRVPELQAYADQYQLMIVCPDGSPDSWYFDSKVNPAVRYETHISTEVPAYIDTHYKTQQNRHGRAITGLSMGGHGGLFLGFRHADTFGACGSMSGGVDIRPFANKWNIQHLIGNPDSTGFDWKDHTVAEAVERYPKDSIAIIFDCGIDDFFYATNKALHQKMLELKIPHDYTERPGGHAWPYWRNSIQYQLLFFRNYFDEMKTRN from the coding sequence ATGAAAAAAGTATTGATCCTGCTCTTATTATCCGGTGTAGCATTATCTTCAAAAGCTGCCATTGTTGATACGGTTAATATATACAGCAATGCGATGAAGAAAAGCATAGCCTGTGTGGTGATCAAACCCCAAAGCTATGCGCAGACCGGTTATTTCCCTGTTGTATACCTGCTGCATGGAGCCGGAGGAAAATATGCCACATGGATTATGCGTGTGCCTGAATTACAGGCTTATGCAGACCAATACCAGCTGATGATTGTATGCCCGGATGGAAGCCCCGACAGCTGGTATTTTGACAGTAAAGTAAACCCTGCCGTACGATATGAAACCCACATCAGCACTGAGGTTCCGGCTTATATTGATACGCATTATAAAACGCAGCAAAACCGACATGGCAGGGCTATTACAGGTTTAAGCATGGGTGGCCATGGCGGCTTATTCCTGGGCTTTCGTCATGCGGATACTTTTGGAGCCTGTGGCAGCATGAGCGGCGGTGTGGATATAAGGCCGTTTGCTAATAAATGGAATATTCAGCATCTTATCGGCAATCCTGATTCCACGGGCTTTGACTGGAAAGATCACACGGTTGCGGAGGCCGTTGAACGATACCCGAAAGATTCAATTGCCATAATCTTTGATTGTGGTATTGATGATTTTTTTTATGCAACCAATAAAGCCCTACATCAAAAAATGCTGGAGCTAAAAATTCCACACGACTATACGGAACGGCCCGGCGGCCATGCCTGGCCTTATTGGAGAAACTCGATCCAATACCAGCTATTGTTTTTCAGAAACTACTTCGATGAAATGAAGACCCGGAACTAA
- a CDS encoding energy transducer TonB, with protein sequence MSKKTPLCTSIFLLMSLLYYTNLTAQVSKADTTIFKADSTIYEKVDQKAAYRGSWLNHVQRNLNMRIPVNNGAPYGRYTVVIGFVINTDGSLTDFSKLTDMGYGMEEETIRVIKKSGRWIPALLNEKAVRSYRKQSLTFLINRM encoded by the coding sequence ATGAGTAAAAAAACACCATTGTGTACTTCAATATTTTTATTGATGAGTTTGCTTTACTATACAAACCTAACCGCACAAGTTTCAAAGGCAGACACTACTATTTTTAAGGCTGACTCCACCATTTATGAGAAGGTAGACCAAAAAGCTGCTTACCGGGGCTCCTGGCTCAACCATGTGCAAAGGAACCTCAACATGCGGATACCCGTAAATAATGGAGCACCTTATGGGAGGTATACTGTGGTAATTGGTTTTGTTATCAATACTGACGGCTCTTTGACTGATTTCTCGAAACTTACTGATATGGGCTATGGTATGGAGGAAGAAACCATTCGGGTTATCAAAAAATCCGGCAGGTGGATCCCAGCTTTGCTTAATGAAAAAGCGGTTAGATCTTATAGAAAGCAATCGCTTACTTTTCTAATTAACCGAATGTAA
- the lepB gene encoding signal peptidase I → MPFNQLLVVYLISLLLVLLPSFGLSKLFKKAGHESWKAYVPFYNTWIMQEIAQRPKHWVFWQFIPVVGWFITPGIFIEFAKVFCRFSFLDHAAASLLAPFYFPWLANHKDARFIGAEGVKKHKKPGWREWVDAAIFAVIAATLIRTFIFEAYTIPSSSMEKTLLVRDFLFVSKFSYGPRIPNTPLSVPFVHNYLPSVNTKSYSTLIELPYIRWFAAPVKRNDCVVFNFPAGDTVIHRPEFESANPYYDIKRRAAAGSETDQYILANPDEFPVVGHPLDKTDNYIKRCVGIAGDSLKIVDGIVYINNKPGYVSPTAATYYTFKTKNNLQIDEDFLREAGIALNMESGSPDFSAWQDGIYHINLTLPELEILKKLPAVDATSIIKEVARGDAGSESLFPYYDVAHAWTVDNYGSIWIPKKGGTVTLNAETYPMYERAIRTYEGNTLENRNGAYFINGQQTNTYTFKMDYYWMMGDNRHKSQDSRFWGFVPESAVVGKAWMIWFSYDNGPRWKRLFNIIK, encoded by the coding sequence ATGCCTTTCAATCAATTATTAGTTGTATACCTGATTAGTTTACTGCTTGTTTTACTTCCGTCGTTTGGTTTGTCTAAATTATTCAAGAAAGCCGGTCACGAGTCCTGGAAAGCTTATGTACCTTTTTACAATACCTGGATTATGCAGGAAATTGCACAGCGCCCTAAACACTGGGTATTCTGGCAGTTCATACCTGTTGTGGGCTGGTTTATTACCCCTGGTATCTTTATAGAATTTGCAAAGGTGTTTTGCCGTTTTTCTTTTTTAGATCATGCGGCGGCGTCTTTGCTGGCCCCATTCTATTTTCCCTGGCTGGCCAATCATAAAGATGCGCGGTTTATTGGTGCAGAAGGCGTAAAGAAACATAAAAAGCCGGGCTGGCGAGAGTGGGTGGATGCCGCTATTTTTGCGGTGATCGCCGCTACCCTGATCCGCACATTTATTTTTGAAGCGTATACTATTCCGTCCAGCTCCATGGAGAAAACCCTTCTGGTAAGGGATTTTCTTTTTGTGAGCAAGTTTAGTTATGGACCCCGGATACCTAATACACCTCTATCTGTTCCCTTTGTACACAACTATCTTCCCAGTGTTAATACCAAGTCCTATTCTACCTTGATAGAATTACCTTATATCCGCTGGTTCGCAGCGCCTGTGAAAAGGAACGATTGCGTAGTATTTAATTTCCCTGCCGGTGATACGGTCATACACCGGCCAGAATTTGAGTCAGCCAACCCTTATTATGATATTAAAAGAAGAGCCGCAGCCGGCTCGGAAACAGATCAGTATATCCTGGCCAATCCCGATGAGTTCCCGGTAGTTGGCCACCCTTTAGATAAAACGGACAACTATATTAAACGTTGCGTGGGTATTGCCGGCGACTCGTTAAAGATTGTAGACGGCATTGTTTATATCAATAATAAACCCGGCTACGTATCTCCTACTGCAGCTACCTATTATACTTTCAAAACAAAGAACAACCTGCAGATTGATGAGGATTTTTTAAGAGAAGCAGGTATTGCCCTGAATATGGAAAGCGGCAGTCCTGATTTCAGTGCATGGCAGGATGGTATTTATCATATCAATCTTACGCTTCCTGAGCTGGAAATACTAAAAAAATTACCGGCGGTAGATGCGACCAGCATTATAAAGGAAGTAGCTCGTGGCGACGCGGGTTCTGAAAGTCTTTTCCCTTATTACGATGTTGCCCATGCGTGGACAGTAGACAATTACGGATCGATCTGGATTCCTAAAAAAGGTGGCACGGTCACTCTAAACGCCGAGACCTACCCCATGTATGAGCGCGCGATCCGCACATATGAAGGCAATACCCTCGAAAACAGGAATGGTGCCTACTTCATCAACGGGCAGCAAACCAATACTTACACTTTTAAAATGGACTATTACTGGATGATGGGTGACAACCGCCACAAAAGCCAGGATAGCCGTTTCTGGGGCTTTGTGCCGGAGAGTGCGGTAGTTGGCAAAGCCTGGATGATCTGGTTCAGCTATGATAATGGTCCGAGATGGAAAAGGCTGTTTAATATTATTAAGTAG
- a CDS encoding TonB-dependent receptor, whose protein sequence is MKRILVFIGLSCTAGSSLFAQRDSIPSDSVQLLTPVEVRSTRLNEKSPFAVSNIGKKEIAKQNLGQNFPYLLNQIPSVVTSSDDGVGIGYSSMRIRGSDIARTNVTFNGIPVNDPESQGAFFVNFGDIASSTSSVQLQRGVGSSTNGAGAFGASLNIYNIEQNKQASASISNAYGSFNTWKHTLQAGTGLLRGGFQFDVRLSKINSSGYIQRSNSYLKSLQFLAGWTSKDEMTNIKFNLLSGKEKTGQAWNGIGTIFFDGQGPDGLSYSDQLDLAGRRTNTLGKMADGNYYDDQTDNYQQDYYQLFLNHKFNPYWSANLSFFLTRGKGYYNEYRKGDPFSDYGLQNPVIGDSVITSTNLTRQLWLDNHYYGTVFSVNYSRNNTDINIGGAYTQYDAKHYGFIRWADVGVPVNYRWYNLPASKNDFNIYAKLQQQIITNLYGFVDLQLRSVDYAIEGFRKNPGLQSGGKYTFFNPKAGVSYIMKHANTAQSKVYGSVAVANKEPNRDDFEANTTEAPKHEQLTDFELGYQFNAKKFEAGINGYYMKYNNQLIATGKINDVGATARINVDNSYRAGIELTAAYRPTYWLQASANATFSRNKLKNLVQYDVDYDNEGQISESFSNTDISFSPNAVAGAVLTFEPFTKPESKQHFYFDLLEKYVGRQYLDNSQNQLRSINPYALTDARVRYQFSSNVFKDISIILMVNNVFNKKYENNGYTYTYLYDGVMTTENYYFTQAGTNWNVGLTFGF, encoded by the coding sequence ATGAAGAGGATTCTCGTGTTCATTGGCTTGTCATGCACAGCCGGTTCATCTCTTTTCGCTCAAAGGGATAGTATCCCATCTGACAGTGTTCAACTCCTGACTCCCGTAGAAGTACGTTCTACCCGCCTCAACGAAAAATCGCCTTTTGCAGTAAGCAACATTGGTAAAAAAGAAATTGCCAAACAGAACCTGGGACAAAATTTTCCTTACCTGCTCAACCAGATTCCTTCTGTAGTAACCAGCTCTGATGATGGCGTGGGCATAGGCTATTCTTCTATGCGGATCAGGGGTTCCGATATTGCGCGTACCAATGTCACCTTCAATGGTATTCCGGTTAACGATCCTGAATCGCAGGGCGCGTTCTTTGTCAACTTTGGCGATATTGCCTCCTCTACCAGTTCGGTTCAGCTGCAACGCGGCGTAGGCTCTTCTACCAACGGGGCCGGAGCGTTTGGAGCCTCATTGAATATTTACAATATCGAACAAAACAAACAGGCTTCTGCCAGCATCAGCAATGCCTATGGCTCCTTTAATACCTGGAAACACACATTACAAGCCGGTACAGGCTTGTTGCGCGGCGGTTTCCAGTTTGATGTGCGTTTATCTAAAATCAACTCAAGCGGGTACATACAGCGCTCTAACAGCTATTTAAAATCATTGCAGTTTTTAGCCGGCTGGACCTCTAAGGATGAAATGACCAATATCAAATTCAACCTCTTATCAGGTAAAGAGAAAACCGGGCAGGCATGGAATGGTATAGGTACCATTTTCTTCGACGGCCAGGGCCCGGATGGTTTAAGCTATAGCGATCAACTGGACCTTGCCGGCCGGCGCACCAATACCCTGGGTAAAATGGCCGATGGAAACTATTACGACGACCAGACCGATAATTACCAGCAGGATTATTACCAGCTATTCCTGAATCATAAATTCAATCCCTACTGGTCAGCAAATCTTAGCTTCTTTTTAACCCGTGGTAAAGGATATTATAACGAATACAGAAAAGGCGATCCGTTCTCCGACTATGGGTTACAAAACCCTGTGATTGGAGATTCGGTAATTACATCTACGAACCTTACCCGCCAGCTTTGGCTGGACAATCATTATTACGGAACCGTATTTTCTGTAAACTATAGCAGGAATAATACGGATATCAATATCGGAGGTGCGTATACCCAATACGATGCCAAGCATTACGGATTTATAAGATGGGCGGATGTTGGCGTACCCGTCAATTACCGTTGGTACAACCTGCCCGCTTCTAAAAATGATTTTAATATTTATGCAAAGCTGCAGCAACAAATTATCACCAATTTGTATGGCTTTGTTGACCTGCAGCTGAGGTCGGTAGATTATGCGATCGAAGGGTTCAGGAAAAACCCAGGCTTACAATCCGGCGGAAAATACACATTCTTTAATCCTAAAGCAGGTGTGAGCTATATCATGAAACATGCTAATACCGCGCAAAGCAAAGTGTACGGATCGGTGGCAGTGGCCAATAAAGAGCCTAACCGGGATGACTTTGAGGCGAACACCACTGAAGCTCCTAAACATGAGCAACTAACCGATTTCGAACTTGGTTACCAATTTAATGCTAAAAAGTTTGAAGCCGGCATTAATGGTTATTATATGAAATATAATAACCAGCTGATCGCTACCGGGAAGATCAACGATGTAGGCGCCACTGCCCGCATTAACGTCGACAACAGTTACCGTGCGGGTATTGAGTTAACGGCCGCCTATCGCCCCACCTACTGGCTGCAAGCCAGTGCCAATGCCACTTTCAGCAGGAACAAATTAAAAAACCTGGTACAATATGATGTTGACTATGATAATGAAGGGCAGATCAGTGAATCCTTCAGCAATACCGACATTTCTTTTTCCCCTAATGCAGTTGCCGGAGCCGTGTTAACATTCGAGCCGTTTACCAAGCCGGAAAGTAAGCAGCATTTTTACTTTGATCTGTTGGAAAAATACGTGGGCAGGCAGTACCTGGATAATTCACAAAACCAACTCAGGAGCATTAATCCTTATGCATTAACCGATGCCAGGGTTCGTTACCAGTTTTCATCCAACGTCTTTAAGGACATCAGCATTATACTGATGGTTAATAATGTTTTCAACAAAAAATATGAAAACAACGGCTACACCTATACTTATTTATATGATGGTGTAATGACCACAGAAAATTATTACTTCACACAAGCCGGTACTAACTGGAATGTGGGATTAACATTTGGTTTCTAA
- a CDS encoding rhodanese-like domain-containing protein, with protein sequence METITVQQLKEKIDNGEKVNLIDCREPAEYEEYNIGGTLIPLGNIQNGDLGPLEGKQDEEIVIHCRSGKRSAAACLYLDSQGFKKTVNVEGGVLAWRDAFEAE encoded by the coding sequence ATGGAAACCATTACCGTTCAGCAATTGAAAGAAAAAATTGACAATGGTGAAAAAGTAAATCTCATCGACTGCCGGGAGCCGGCTGAGTACGAGGAGTACAATATCGGGGGTACATTGATTCCCCTGGGTAATATACAAAACGGCGACCTGGGCCCGCTGGAAGGAAAGCAGGACGAGGAGATCGTTATCCACTGCCGAAGCGGAAAAAGAAGCGCTGCGGCCTGTCTTTACCTGGATTCGCAAGGGTTCAAAAAAACGGTGAATGTAGAGGGAGGCGTTTTGGCCTGGAGAGATGCTTTTGAGGCAGAGTAA
- a CDS encoding PASTA domain-containing protein, with product MFRFITGKPLWVNLLVGLLLAVVLFVALISSLGWFTNHDDAKTVPSVTGKSLAEAQKILSDAGFTVEIQDSVYNDTIAPLRVIRQVPDELEVVKSSRTVYITYNMSQPPYTQMPNIVGRSFRNALRELEAAGLKLGDTTFRPDFAKNSVLEQLYNGVLIQPGAQIRMGSKVDLVIGSELSNTAYAIPNLIGLTLGQARALLKEKGIELASIIPDPGVRDTVNAYVYRQSPERFDDEGHIISIRAGQVMDVWVSTTAPVIDSLSNHDLSVPDSTDSE from the coding sequence ATGTTTAGATTTATTACAGGTAAGCCGCTTTGGGTGAACCTATTGGTTGGATTGCTTTTAGCGGTGGTCCTGTTTGTAGCGCTGATCAGCTCATTAGGGTGGTTTACCAATCACGACGATGCCAAAACAGTTCCAAGTGTAACGGGTAAATCGCTGGCAGAAGCGCAAAAAATATTGAGTGATGCAGGGTTTACAGTAGAGATCCAGGATAGCGTATATAATGATACCATTGCACCGCTGAGGGTGATCAGGCAGGTGCCCGACGAACTGGAAGTAGTAAAGTCAAGTCGCACGGTTTATATTACTTATAATATGTCACAACCGCCCTACACGCAAATGCCCAACATCGTAGGAAGGAGTTTTCGGAATGCGTTAAGGGAGTTGGAGGCCGCAGGGTTAAAGCTGGGCGATACTACCTTCAGACCCGATTTTGCCAAGAACTCTGTGTTAGAACAATTATATAACGGGGTGCTGATTCAACCCGGAGCCCAGATACGTATGGGAAGTAAGGTAGACCTGGTGATCGGTTCGGAACTGAGTAATACCGCGTATGCTATTCCGAATCTGATTGGTCTTACGCTGGGGCAGGCCAGGGCTTTATTAAAGGAAAAAGGTATTGAGCTGGCGTCCATTATCCCCGACCCGGGCGTGCGTGATACCGTAAATGCTTATGTATACAGGCAGAGCCCCGAGCGCTTTGATGACGAGGGACATATTATCAGTATCAGGGCCGGACAGGTGATGGATGTATGGGTGAGCACTACCGCACCGGTAATTGATTCTTTAAGTAATCATGACCTTTCTGTTCCCGACAGCACAGATAGTGAATAA
- a CDS encoding D-alanine--D-alanine ligase, which translates to MKKNIALVTGGYSGEAVISYKSATTIQNNLDRQQYDVYRINITREGWFYEPEQGEPVAVDKNDFTVQDKDQIIRFDAVLIALHGTPGEDGKLQGYFDMLKIPYTGCNAATSALAMNKSYTTGVAGKSGINVAQSVLLFDHSPVDGADILQKLQLPLFVKPNSGGSSIGMSKVLQPEELQPAIEKAFKEDTQVLVEEMIVGREFTIGVYKSRGEIITLPMTEVKADDSKVFFDFEAKYEGKSTEVTPAQVDELIADKIRAAARQVYAIFNCRGVIRIDFIYSEAVGAPFMLEVNTIPGQSAASLIPQQVAAAGGNLKEFYSLLVEECFV; encoded by the coding sequence ATGAAAAAAAATATAGCATTGGTTACGGGGGGATATTCCGGCGAAGCCGTAATATCCTATAAAAGCGCTACTACCATTCAAAATAATCTTGATCGGCAGCAATATGATGTTTACAGGATCAATATTACCCGGGAGGGTTGGTTTTATGAACCGGAACAGGGAGAGCCGGTGGCTGTTGACAAAAACGACTTCACTGTTCAGGATAAAGATCAAATAATCAGGTTTGATGCGGTACTGATCGCTTTGCATGGTACGCCTGGCGAAGACGGGAAATTGCAAGGGTATTTTGATATGCTGAAGATACCTTACACAGGTTGTAACGCGGCTACATCGGCCCTTGCTATGAATAAAAGCTATACAACCGGGGTGGCTGGCAAATCGGGCATTAATGTAGCGCAATCGGTTTTATTATTTGACCATTCGCCGGTTGATGGCGCAGACATTTTGCAAAAATTGCAATTGCCGCTGTTTGTGAAACCCAATAGCGGCGGATCCAGCATTGGTATGAGCAAAGTATTACAGCCGGAAGAGCTGCAACCTGCGATAGAAAAGGCTTTCAAAGAAGACACCCAGGTGCTGGTGGAGGAAATGATCGTGGGCCGTGAATTTACTATTGGCGTTTATAAATCAAGGGGGGAAATCATTACCCTGCCCATGACAGAAGTAAAAGCAGATGATTCCAAGGTTTTTTTCGACTTTGAAGCAAAATATGAAGGTAAGTCTACCGAAGTAACACCAGCGCAGGTGGATGAGCTGATCGCCGATAAAATAAGAGCAGCAGCCCGGCAGGTATATGCGATATTTAACTGCAGGGGAGTGATACGTATTGATTTTATTTATAGTGAAGCTGTCGGAGCACCCTTTATGCTGGAAGTGAATACAATACCCGGTCAGAGCGCCGCTAGCCTGATTCCGCAACAGGTAGCTGCAGCCGGTGGTAACCTGAAGGAATTTTACAGCTTGTTGGTGGAGGAATGTTTCGTATAA
- a CDS encoding 4Fe-4S dicluster domain-containing protein — MAIKITDECINCGACEPECPNNAIYEGGVEWAISDGTSVNGAFTLMNGNVVDAHFKNEPLAVDTYYITPDKCTECQGFHEEPQCASVCPVDCCVPDEMYQETVDQLMEKKDKLHV; from the coding sequence ATGGCAATAAAAATTACAGATGAGTGTATAAACTGTGGAGCATGTGAACCGGAGTGCCCGAATAACGCTATTTATGAGGGTGGGGTAGAATGGGCTATTTCAGACGGTACTTCAGTAAACGGAGCATTTACCTTAATGAACGGGAACGTAGTAGATGCTCATTTTAAAAATGAACCTTTAGCAGTGGATACCTATTATATCACTCCCGATAAATGTACTGAATGCCAGGGATTTCATGAAGAACCCCAATGTGCGTCCGTTTGCCCGGTGGACTGCTGTGTACCTGATGAGATGTACCAGGAAACAGTGGATCAGCTGATGGAGAAAAAAGATAAATTACACGTTTAA
- a CDS encoding acyl-CoA reductase: protein MTLQKRIEILVQLGQYMQENSEDWQEIKQKAFVHNGWFLPDFIDLSVNNITRYFLQTEVLQNWVSQYPDLAQEPASPRLVGIVMAGNIPLVGFHDFLCVFISGHRCLIKPSSKDEVLIKHLVAKIIEWAPELDEFIAFAELLKNCDAYIATGSNSTAGHFEYYFGRFPHIIRRNRTSVAVITGTETKEELEQLADDIYLYFGMGCRNITKIYVPQHYDFESLINIFKKYDYLADHHKYKNNYDYNLALHILNNKFYMSNAALLLVEEKSLFSPVSQLNYEVYENIEMVKAELNQSNDVQCVVGNGFIPFGHAQHPSLTDYADGVDTMQWLATLR, encoded by the coding sequence ATGACTTTACAAAAACGTATTGAAATATTAGTGCAACTGGGACAATATATGCAGGAAAACAGCGAAGATTGGCAAGAGATCAAACAAAAGGCTTTTGTGCATAACGGCTGGTTTTTACCCGATTTTATAGACCTGAGCGTTAATAATATTACCCGGTATTTCCTGCAAACGGAAGTCCTGCAAAACTGGGTCAGCCAATATCCGGACCTGGCGCAGGAACCAGCTTCACCCCGGCTGGTTGGGATTGTTATGGCCGGTAATATACCTCTGGTAGGTTTTCACGACTTTCTTTGCGTATTTATCAGTGGGCACAGATGCCTGATTAAACCATCGTCGAAAGATGAAGTGTTGATTAAACACCTGGTTGCTAAAATAATTGAATGGGCACCGGAGTTGGATGAATTTATTGCTTTTGCGGAGCTGCTTAAAAATTGTGATGCCTATATCGCTACCGGTAGTAATAGCACAGCCGGCCACTTTGAATATTATTTTGGTCGTTTTCCTCATATCATCCGCCGTAACCGCACTTCTGTTGCTGTTATAACCGGCACTGAAACGAAGGAAGAGCTGGAGCAACTTGCTGATGACATTTACCTGTATTTCGGTATGGGCTGCCGCAACATCACTAAAATATATGTGCCGCAACATTACGATTTTGAGTCGCTGATCAATATCTTTAAGAAATATGATTACCTGGCAGATCATCATAAGTATAAAAACAACTATGATTACAACCTGGCGCTCCATATTCTCAATAACAAATTTTATATGAGCAATGCAGCACTTTTATTGGTGGAAGAAAAAAGCCTTTTTTCACCGGTCAGCCAGTTGAATTATGAAGTATATGAAAATATTGAAATGGTTAAAGCTGAACTGAATCAAAGCAATGATGTGCAATGTGTAGTGGGTAACGGATTTATACCTTTTGGCCACGCCCAGCACCCATCGCTGACAGACTATGCCGATGGAGTGGACACGATGCAATGGCTGGCAACCCTTAGGTAG
- a CDS encoding trypsin-like peptidase domain-containing protein, which yields MKVKQLVLVVVVSVLSAFAGVYIYGKFFRSSSAGLGLPVDGKLPVNYASFFDSKGNAAEPTDFTKASQSAVPAVVHIKTKIPAKQVTNDLPNSRGGGRDPFEDFFGDFFGGGMGPQIIPEQRASGSGVIISQDGYIVTNNHVISDRDGKGIAPEIKVTLNEGRKTYTAKVVGRDPSTDLAVLKIEATSLPYLIYGNSDHLQLGQWVLAVGYPFNLEATVTAGIISAKGRSIGINSQQSQSPVESFIQTDAAVNSGNSGGALINTNGELIGINSAILAPGGTYAGYSFAIPSTIVRKIVNDIVKFGDVKRGYLGVTYSPQSAQNEEYLKRAGLQDGVYVLGTDPDGGAGKAGIKKGDIITKINGRDIVSGLEISGAIASAQPGDKVKLTYVRAGKENTVDVTLSAQSKMVQITSAEAIGDRLGVDLKNVESQRATQLRIKGGVEVTNIKSDGPLRRTRMEKGFIITSVNGREIKNVDEFAQMLSQARGSTIELVGIYPGYSGRYSYQINLSGDEADGGAF from the coding sequence ATGAAAGTTAAACAGTTAGTACTGGTAGTAGTGGTTAGCGTACTATCAGCTTTTGCAGGAGTTTACATTTACGGAAAATTTTTCAGGAGTAGTTCGGCCGGGTTAGGACTTCCGGTAGATGGAAAGTTGCCTGTTAATTATGCCAGTTTTTTTGACAGTAAAGGAAATGCGGCAGAGCCTACCGATTTCACCAAAGCTTCGCAGTCAGCGGTTCCGGCCGTTGTGCATATCAAAACGAAAATACCGGCTAAGCAAGTGACCAATGATCTGCCCAACAGCCGGGGAGGTGGCCGCGATCCTTTTGAAGATTTCTTTGGAGATTTCTTCGGTGGCGGCATGGGTCCGCAAATCATTCCTGAACAAAGAGCTTCGGGTAGCGGCGTTATTATCAGCCAGGACGGTTATATTGTAACCAATAACCACGTTATTTCTGACAGGGATGGCAAAGGAATTGCCCCTGAGATCAAGGTAACCTTAAACGAAGGAAGAAAAACCTACACGGCCAAAGTGGTAGGTCGCGATCCAAGTACCGACCTGGCAGTTTTGAAAATAGAAGCTACCAGCCTGCCTTACCTGATTTATGGTAACTCAGACCATCTGCAATTAGGTCAGTGGGTGTTAGCTGTGGGTTATCCTTTTAACCTGGAAGCTACCGTGACAGCGGGTATCATTAGTGCAAAAGGAAGAAGCATTGGCATTAACAGCCAGCAAAGCCAGTCGCCTGTGGAGTCATTCATACAAACAGATGCGGCAGTAAACTCTGGTAACAGTGGTGGCGCCCTGATTAATACCAACGGAGAACTGATCGGCATTAATTCTGCGATCCTGGCTCCGGGTGGAACTTACGCCGGTTATTCGTTTGCTATACCTTCTACTATTGTTAGAAAGATAGTAAACGATATTGTTAAGTTTGGAGATGTGAAGCGTGGTTACCTGGGTGTAACTTATTCGCCGCAATCTGCCCAGAACGAAGAATACCTGAAAAGAGCAGGACTCCAGGATGGTGTGTATGTATTAGGCACAGATCCTGACGGAGGAGCCGGCAAAGCAGGTATTAAGAAAGGCGATATCATCACCAAAATCAACGGAAGGGATATTGTTTCAGGTTTGGAAATCAGCGGGGCTATTGCAAGTGCACAACCTGGCGACAAAGTAAAACTCACCTATGTTCGTGCCGGAAAAGAAAATACAGTGGATGTAACCTTGTCAGCGCAATCAAAAATGGTGCAGATCACTTCAGCGGAAGCTATCGGCGATCGTTTAGGTGTGGATCTGAAAAATGTGGAATCACAACGTGCTACCCAGTTAAGAATCAAGGGCGGTGTTGAAGTAACCAATATAAAATCAGATGGTCCGCTGAGAAGAACGCGTATGGAGAAAGGATTTATTATCACTTCTGTAAACGGAAGGGAAATTAAGAACGTAGATGAGTTTGCGCAGATGTTATCGCAGGCCAGGGGAAGTACGATCGAACTGGTGGGTATTTACCCCGGATATAGCGGAAGGTACAGCTACCAGATCAATTTGTCGGGAGATGAAGCAGATGGCGGAGCATTCTAG